A genome region from Calliopsis andreniformis isolate RMS-2024a chromosome 2, iyCalAndr_principal, whole genome shotgun sequence includes the following:
- the Ida gene encoding anaphase promoting complex subunit 5 ida, which produces MYIYDILYTMATDFVNIDGNIKRVQKETLTPYKIATVILIKEYCNETTKAIVERRDFCLAALKLIQSPDMEFNALLSILYSPEYILHRFAHKLEVQLNVLRGKGVEGLLDLFDSVGHLMKPTLDHSLSLPALNKNSVLGLYIRRVIIFFEKLPFDQIVALYEALKKYLDRRVNSSESSNTSTSSKAEDLCSNEIRTTWGGRQAELLVAQQAHALQTDEHKAMPPAELQALVRELLNCSPYYAEAHYLSYLNCLRVNEYCGAIDSLYHCFDRLAPLESRAAPEDRSRNFRYAALNLAVLHAQFNHKEVAQAALKEAIMMAQEAGDNVCLQLAHAWMYHLTTEQKGPLIERSVGKASMLGITHTTGLGLIAYAHNSALEAKSPSQVFETLMKSDVLNCQHSMVDLMSMTYAEKSALWAYYGKTEMSSVCAQLLLLHNTGDKKQHMFNGPSTCQAVVNVANILVEYGEYSLVDVVLAHAKERFPNEPCNKIWMLSEQLYVFTQLIRHEKWSEAETIALNISSLDPLESKFRLVEVCLEKEDYLKGLEHIDSIEAEKLITPQNKIRSMILSSQIMCASVSLANGMAGVNSLLLLSTALELAVQNHLSYYEALIKMHLANIQLLMGTSTLALSLVEEVIVQILAHGGYYDQGRAFVLYAKCLAATAPSSGKARKEVILRAIKALSKAKDYFTKVEAYGRLRVTLCLESLFCHEIDLKIERNQCAFEFRQLDEQFFTKLNNLSLY; this is translated from the exons atgtatatatatgatatattgtACACTATGGCTACGGATTTTGTGAATATTGATGGTAATATAAAAAGGGTTCAGAAAGAAACTTTAACACCATATAAAATAGCAACTGTTATTTTAATTAAGGAATATTGTAATGAAACAACGAAAG CAATTGTTGAAAGACGTGATTTTTGTTTAGCTGCGTTAAAACTGATTCAA TCACCAGATATGGAGTTTAATGCGCTCCTAAGTATATTATACTCTCCTGAGTATATTTTACATCGATTTGCACATAAGTTGGAAGTACAGTTAAATGTACTACGAGGAAAGGGAGTTGAAGGTCTGTTAGATTTATTTGATAGTGTTGGACATCTAATGAAACCAACGTTAGATCATTCCCTCTCTCTACCTGCATTAAACAAAAATTCTGTTCTGGGATTATATATAAGGAGAGTGATTATATTTTTTGAAAAGCTACCTTTCGATCAAATTGTAGCACTTTACGAAGCCTTAAAAAAGTATTTAGATAGAAGGGTCAACAGCTCTGAAAGTTCTAACACATCTACAAGCTCTAAAGCAGAAGATTTGTGTTCCAATGA AATTAGAACGACTTGGGGTGGAAGACAGGCTGAATTGCTTGTTGCACAGCAAGCTCATGCACTACAGACAGATGAACACAAGGCAATGCCCCCAGCAGAATTACAAGCTCTTGTGCGAGAGCTTTTAAACTGTAGTCCTTACTATGCTGAAGCT CACTATTTGAGCTACTTAAATTGCTTAAGAgtcaatgaatattgtggagctATAGACAGCCTCTATCATTGTTTCGATAGATTGGCCCCTTTAGAAAGCCGTGCTGCGCCTGAGGATAGGTCTCGAAATTTCAGATATGCAGCTTTGAACTTAGCAGTTTTACATGCTCAATTTAACCATAA AGAAGTAGCACAGGCTGCTTTGAAAGAAGCTATTATGATGGCTCAGGAGGCTGGGGATAATGTTTGTTTGCAATTAGCACATGCTTGGATGTATCACCTGACTACTGAACAGAA gGGACCTTTAATAGAAAGATCAGTTGGAAAAGCAAGTATGTTAGGAATAACTCACACAACTGGGCTAGGTCTTATTGCGTATGCTCACAATTCTGCTTTAGAAGCGAAGAGCCCTTCGCAAGTGTTTGAA ACTCTGATGAAATCTGACGTTTTAAATTGTCAACATTCCATGGTTGATCTAATGTCTATGACGTATGCCGAAAAATCCGCATTGTGGGCGTATTATGGCAAAACCGAAATGTCTTCAGTTTGCGCACAGTTACTGCTTCTACACAACACAGGAGACAAAAAGCAGCACATGTTCAATGGACCCTCTACTTGCCAGGCGGTTGTCAATGTAGCAAACATTTTAGTTGAGTACGGCGAATACTCTTTGGTTGATGTTGTACTCGCTCACGCTAAAGAGAGATTTCCTAATGAACCATGTAACAAG ATATGGATGTTGAGCGAACAGCTTTATGTATTCACGCAACTAATCAGACACGAGAAGTGGAGCGAGGCTGAGACAATAGCGTTAAATATTTCGAGTTTGGACCCCTTAGAGAGTAAATTCAG ATTAGTAGAAGTGTGTTTAGAGAAAGAGGATTATTTGAAAGGTTTAGAGCATATCGACAGTATCGAGGCAGAAAAGCTGATAACTCCGCAAAATAAAATACGATCCATGATTCTTTCAAGTCAGATAATGTGCGCTTCTGTTTCATTAGCAAATGGAATGGCTGGAGTTAATTCGTTATTGCTTCTTAGTACAGCTTTGGAACTGGCTGTGCAAAATCATTTATCTTATTACGAAGCGTTAATTAAAATGCATCTTGCTAATATTCAG TTGTTAATGGGCACGTCGACTTTGGCACTAAGTTTAGTGGAAGAAGTTATTGTCCAAATTTTAGCCCACGGCGGATATTACGATCAAGGTAGagcgttcgttttatacgcgaaGTGTTTAGCCGCGACTGCGCCCTCATCTGGTAAAGCACGAAAGGAAGTAATTTTGAGAGCCATCAAAGCTCTTTCTAAAGCGAAAGACTACTTCACTAAAGTCGAAGCATACGGAAGACTAAGGGTCACTTTATGTCTAGAATCATTATTTTGCCACGAGATTGATCTCAAGATTGAACGAAATCAGTGCGCTTTTGAGTTTCGTCAGCTCGACGAACAGTTCTTCACGAAACTAAATAATTTATCCCTGTACTGA
- the LOC143188192 gene encoding uncharacterized protein LOC143188192: MIRTFIFFDLETTGFITKTMPKIIELSLVAVSSTAICDIEQNLPRVLHKLVLPIFPCKQIPPKVQEITGLSLTNLENVQCFDSVTCSLITNFLKSLVPPVCFVAYNGNAFDYPIFLWELQDILKTQKVLSEEVLSIDMLYLVKDYFANKYNPIENETDNILLNDGHDETVAKALDNVNFEDSDNTDDSEMIMKEEVTEYFNLDTPKTSYYEKMQKINEKTPESQKFVAAHCSSKTRFNSLEQEELQHSPGNLQDKKRNIKRRLNFTNDPPSNFKLTTVCKHIVGAIPENAHNAEGDCLLMIRCAIRLGNYFVQWANKKAVPLITHSRNQ, from the exons ATGATAAGAACATTTATATTCTTCGATCTGGAAACAACTGGTTTCATTACGAAAACTATGCCAAAAATTATAGAACTATCACTAGTTGCAGTATCAAGTACTGCTATATGTGATATTGAACAGAATTTGCCAAGAGTTTTACACAAGTTAGTATTACCAATATTCCCGTGTAAACAAATCCCACCAAAAGTCCAAGAAATAACAG GTCTATCTCTTACAAATTTAGAAAATGTTCAATGCTTCGATTCTGTGACATGCTCTTTAATTACCAATTTCTTAAAAAGCTTAGTACCGCCAGTTTGCTTTGTagcatacaatggaaatgcttttGACTATccaatatttttatgggaaCTTCAAgatattctcaaaactcagaaG GTTCTTAGTGAGGAAGTCCTAAGTATTGACATGCTTTATTTAGTTAAAGATTACTTTGCAAACAAGTATAATCCAATAGAAAATGAAACTGATAATATACTATTAAATGATGGTCATGATGAAACAGTAGCTAAAGCATTAGATAATGTAAATTTTGAAGATTCAGACAATACTGATGATTCTGAAATGATAATGAAAGAAGAAGTAACTGAATATTTTAATCTCGATACCCCAAAAACAAGTTATTatgaaaaaatgcaaaaaataaatGAGAAAACACCTGAGAGTCAAAAGTTTGTGGCTGCACACTGTTCTAGTAAAACAAGATTTAATAGTTTAGAGCAAGAAGAACTACAACATTCACCTGGAAATTTGCAAGATaagaaaagaaatataaaaagaagATTAAATTTTACAAACGATCCACCATCCAATTTTAAATTAACAACTGTCTGTAAACATATTGTTGGTGCTATTCCTGAAAATGCACATAATGCAGAAGGAGACTGCCTACTAATGATACGCTGTGCAATTAGATTAGGAAATTATTTTGTGCAATGGGCTAATAAGAAAGCGGTGCCTTTAATTACACATAGTAGAAATCAATAA